In Novosphingobium kaempferiae, the DNA window CCGGTATCCCGTCCATGCTGGCAAGCGGCCATGCATCCCACACGTCGAGATCGTTTGCCACCCGCCGCACATCGCAGGGTCCGAACGCACGCGGGCTCGGGATCGGGCCGGCGCTCAGCAGAGCCAGATGCCCGGCCGTCCATTGCAGCGTGGCGAAGTCGGACGGGAGCGGCGGAAGTGTCATGGGCGCAATGACTTACAAACGTTTGCAAAATGCGCAAACGGAAATCTGCTCCATAGTCGCGTTCCGCAGCCGCCGTTTCGGACGAGACTCTCGGGAATACCTTAAGTTATCCAACGGGTTTCCCGCCCACCGCGCTTCGCGTACAAGCGGCACGTCGCCAAGGGAGACGCGGATGACGGTCGGCGGGAAGCCGCGCCTTTCGCTGCTGCGCATCGTCGAGATGAACCTGGGGTTCTTCGGGCTCCAGTTCAGTTTCGGCCTGCAGCAGGCGAACATGGGGCCGATCTACGGCTACCTCGGCGCGAGCGAGGCGCGCATGCCGCTGCTGTGGCTCGCCGGGCCGGTGACGGGGCTGGTGATCCAGCCGTTGATCGGCGCGATGAGCGACCGCACGCTCTCCCGACTCGGTCGCCGCACGCCCTACTTCCTGATCGGCGCGGTGCTCTGCACGCTGAGCCTGCTGGCGATGCCGCATTCCTCGGCGCTGTGGATGGCGGCGGGGCTGCTGTGGATCCTCGACGCGGGCAACAACGTCACCATGGAGCCCTACCGCGCCTACGTCGCCGACCGCCTTGCGCCGGACCAGCGGCCGGTCGGCTTCCTGACGCAGAGCGCCTTCACCGGCCTTGCGCATACGCTGTCCTACCTCGCGCCCTCGATCATGGCGACTTTCGTTGACCGCGACCTGCTGGGGCCAAACGGCATCCCGGTGATCGTGCGCATGGCCTTCGCGATCGGCGCGGTGCTGTCGATCTCAACGATCCTCTATTCCTGCACCCGCGTGCCCGAACTGCCGCTCACTCCGCCAGAGCGCGAGGCCATCGCCGCCAGCCCCCTCACCCTGCAAGCGACCTTGCGCGAAGTGCGCGACGCCATCGCCGAAATGCCGCGCCCGATGCGCCAGCTTGCCCTCGCCATGCTGTGCCAGTGGTACGCGATGATGGTCTACTGGCAGTACATCGCCTTCGCCCTGTCCCGCTCGCTCCACGGCACCAGCGACGTGCGATCCGCGCAGTTCCGGGACGCGGTGCTGACGGCGCAGCAGTTGGGCGCGCTCTACAACACGGTCGCCTTCGTCGCGGCGCTCGCGCTGATCCCGATTGTCCGGCGCATGGGCGCGCGGTCGGTCCATGTCATCTGCCTCGCTGCATCGGGCACGGCGATGCTGGCGATCCCGCAGACCAGCGCGCTTCCCACGCTCGCGCTGATGATGGCGGGGATCGGCCTCGGCTGGGCGGGCATGATGGGAAACACCTATGTGATGCTCGCCGATTCGATCCCGCCCGAGCGCAACGGCGTCTACATGGGCATCTTCAATATGTTCATCGTCATCCCGATGCTGATCGAGAACCTGACGATGCCGCTCATCTACGAGCCCATACTCGACGGTGATGCCCGCAATGCCCTGATACTTGCCGGATTGATGATGCTGGGGGGGGCAATTGCCACCTTTTTCGTCGATGCCGGAGGTCGTCCTCGACCAGAACGGAGCCAAAACTGACAGCTAACTGAACAAGTTACTTCCGACAGGCCGATCCGGGTGCTAAGGGTCTTGCCGATATGGCGGCAGGGACGGATGATAAAGCAGGGGGCACCGGTATTCCGGGCACTCCGGGACCGGATGTTGAGGTGCGCACGCTCGCTGACCTCGCACGCGTGGCGGGGGTGTCGGCGGGCACCGTCTCACGCGCGCTTGCCGGCAAGTCCCTCGTCAACGCGGAAACCCGCGATCGCATCCAGGCTCTAGCCCGCCAGTACGGGTTCCGGCCCAACCAGATGGCCAGCAAGCTGCGTTCGCGCCGCACGGGCGTCATCGGCGTGGTCATTCCGCTAGGGCACGAGAAGCGCCAGCACATCTCCGACCCGTTCTTCCTGACCCTGCTCGGCCATCTGGCGGACCAGCTGACGGAAAGCGGCTACGACCTGATGCTGAGCCGGGCCATCCCGGACGGCACTTCGGACTGGCTGGAGCGGATCACCGGCTCGGGCATGGTCGATGGCGTGCTGCTGATCGGCCAGTCGGACCAGTCGGAGATCATCGATCAGGTCGTCTCGCACTACCGCCCGCTGGTGGCCTGGGGCAATCATCGCGAGGGGCAGCGCCACATCGTCGTCGGCACCGACAACGAACT includes these proteins:
- a CDS encoding MFS transporter; the encoded protein is MTVGGKPRLSLLRIVEMNLGFFGLQFSFGLQQANMGPIYGYLGASEARMPLLWLAGPVTGLVIQPLIGAMSDRTLSRLGRRTPYFLIGAVLCTLSLLAMPHSSALWMAAGLLWILDAGNNVTMEPYRAYVADRLAPDQRPVGFLTQSAFTGLAHTLSYLAPSIMATFVDRDLLGPNGIPVIVRMAFAIGAVLSISTILYSCTRVPELPLTPPEREAIAASPLTLQATLREVRDAIAEMPRPMRQLALAMLCQWYAMMVYWQYIAFALSRSLHGTSDVRSAQFRDAVLTAQQLGALYNTVAFVAALALIPIVRRMGARSVHVICLAASGTAMLAIPQTSALPTLALMMAGIGLGWAGMMGNTYVMLADSIPPERNGVYMGIFNMFIVIPMLIENLTMPLIYEPILDGDARNALILAGLMMLGGAIATFFVDAGGRPRPERSQN
- a CDS encoding LacI family DNA-binding transcriptional regulator; this encodes MAAGTDDKAGGTGIPGTPGPDVEVRTLADLARVAGVSAGTVSRALAGKSLVNAETRDRIQALARQYGFRPNQMASKLRSRRTGVIGVVIPLGHEKRQHISDPFFLTLLGHLADQLTESGYDLMLSRAIPDGTSDWLERITGSGMVDGVLLIGQSDQSEIIDQVVSHYRPLVAWGNHREGQRHIVVGTDNELGGRLAAEHLIACGARRLAFLGDTAGIEIAMRLRGARAAAEAAGLQIAHIPVNLADAEMGPQLEAALAGADYDGLVTASDLIAMSTLHVLHEAGRKIPGDIQLVGFDDLPLARLTSPPLTTVRQEIAQGAKVMVEKIKALIEGETRQSKVMPPTLIARETTRS